One genomic region from Agelaius phoeniceus isolate bAgePho1 chromosome 25, bAgePho1.hap1, whole genome shotgun sequence encodes:
- the C25H1orf116 gene encoding specifically androgen-regulated gene protein has protein sequence MPRKELGMAGCNSGSCDSMVSTASNHSQRSDNSYDYLSVEEKECLMFLEETIGSLDAEGDSGVSTDDTDYGEPSKPRKGPVPRDLGSRTPPASRAQHRGAEQRSGKIISAPSSSAPAAAPGPGCSSLPRNIPAANGASGSKGGVPTVPAGKPAQEVPKEGRLDLGSHTKSVIIQPPDPFQEDLEWSRSQRSGARGEAPKETKTWTSWGHQEKSTLEEAPQDPDAKRGPPTAPKPRKLPPNIILKTSRTSPVPEHNQKVKAAPPPSATSQASPASDSTAEKGNSGHLDPKEKEKARREALEKLGLSQDRREPSAHLHPHPRETPQPGEGPVPGIRQIPFKSNTLERSGVGLGSSMGSPKEQNGRSSSSSLGKMSFIERLAPSFLRSRPRPASPAAGKDFGGLKEQEEKDKSSKRRSHPLPSFPRPPRSAVSVKISPKGAADENRREALKKLGLLKE, from the exons ATGCCTaggaaggagctggggatggctgGCTGCAACTCTGGCAGCTGTGACAGCATGGTCAGCACGGCCTCCAACCACTCCCAGCGG agtGACAACAGCTATGACTATTTATCTGTGGAAGAGAAGGAGTGTTTGATGTTCCTGGAGGAAACCATTGGCTCCCTGGATGCAgagggggacagtggggtgtCCACAGATGACACCGACTACGGGGAGCCCTCCAAGCCCAGGAAAGGCCCTGTGCCCCGGG ATTTGGGGAGCAGGACTCCCCCTGCAAGCAGAGCTCAGCACCGTGGGGCTGAACAGAGGAGTGGTAAAATCATCTCTGCCCCatccagctcagccccagcagctgctccaggcccggGTTGTTCCAGCCTCCCCAGGAACATCCCTGCAGCAAATGGAGCTTCTGGCAGCAAAGgaggtgtccccacagtgccagcaggaaaaCCTGCCCAGGAGGTGCCCAAGGAGGGCAGGCTGGACCTGGGAAGCCACACCAAGTCCGTGATTATCCAACCTCCAGACCCTTTTCAGGAAGACCTGGAGTGGTCACGCAGCCAGCGCTCAGGTGCCAGGGGGGAGGCACCCAAGGAGACCAAGACTTGGACTTCATGGGGCCATCAGGAGAAATCCACGCTGGAGGAGGCCCCTCAGGACCCTGATGCCAAACGTGGGCCTCCAACCGCCCCCAAACCGCGGAAATTGCCCCCAAACATCATCCTGAAAACCAGCAGGACCAGCCCTGTGCCGGAGCACAACCAGAAGGTAAAAGCAGCACCTCCACCCTCAGCCACCTcccaggccagccctgccagcgACAGCACTGCTGAGAAGGGGAATTCAGGCCACCTCGACcccaaggagaaggagaaagccCGAAGGGAggccctggagaagctgggacTGTCCCAGGACAGGCGGGAGCCCAGCGCCCACCTCcatccccaccccagggagACACCACAGCCTGGGGAGGGCCCTGTACCGGGGATCCGGCAGATCCCCTTCAAATCCAACACCCTGGAGCGCTCtggggtggggctgggcagctccatgggcagccccaaggagcagaacgggcgcagcagcagcagctccctgggcaagATGTCCTTCATCGAGCGCCTGGCACCCAGCTTCCTCCGCagccgcccccggcccgcctCCCCCGCGGCAGGGAAGGACTTTGGGGGGCtcaaggagcaggaggagaaggacaagAGCAGCAAGAGGAGATCCCACCCTCTGCCCAGCTTCCCCAGGCCGCCACGCTCTGCCGTCAGCGTGAAGATCTCGCCCAAAGGCGCGGCCGATGAGAATCGGCGCGAGGCGCTCaagaagctggggctgctgaaggAGTAG